In a genomic window of Feifania hominis:
- a CDS encoding MFS transporter, translated as MSEEPRSGQGRFPASFWLLSVSSMLAGGYAIMLLSLTLMYGNDSGYSSAAAGFLSSVFAFSSLGARPFTGLWCDRRSKRALLILAAAGFAVTPVGFLLHAPYGVLVAVRIVQGICLSVATTAAGALATELIPRGRFTEGIGYYGIGMAASSAIAPGVGLWLHSSFGYLGVFLFSSILGVAVIALTLPVAVPAARREQGTVRARGSFLREMVEPTALFATAVTLVLSVAQVTVMQFLSYFTGEWGMSGTGLFYPVSAVAVIGLRAGAGQLRRWASERRILFAGFLLLIAAYGGLSLFHPSAVLLAALALFYGLGHSMSGMVLNSMAVADAPPERVGAANATYLSASDLGYALGPILWNVYCAQSGYRSMFAIAAVLVTAMLLVVCANFSIKKRETETGK; from the coding sequence ATGAGCGAAGAGCCGAGAAGCGGGCAGGGGAGATTTCCGGCGTCTTTCTGGCTTCTGAGCGTCTCATCCATGCTGGCGGGGGGATACGCCATCATGCTCCTGTCCCTGACGCTGATGTATGGCAACGACAGCGGCTATTCCTCCGCGGCGGCCGGATTTCTGTCATCCGTCTTTGCGTTCAGCTCCCTGGGGGCGCGCCCCTTTACCGGGCTGTGGTGTGACCGCCGCTCAAAGAGAGCGCTGCTCATTTTGGCCGCGGCTGGGTTCGCCGTCACTCCGGTGGGATTTCTGCTCCATGCGCCCTATGGCGTATTGGTGGCCGTGCGGATTGTGCAGGGAATCTGTCTGAGTGTGGCGACAACGGCCGCAGGGGCGCTTGCGACCGAACTCATCCCGCGCGGACGCTTTACCGAGGGAATTGGCTACTACGGTATCGGAATGGCCGCGTCTTCCGCCATTGCGCCGGGCGTGGGGCTCTGGCTCCACAGCAGTTTTGGCTATCTGGGTGTGTTTTTGTTCAGCAGCATTCTCGGCGTCGCCGTCATTGCGCTGACTCTTCCCGTTGCAGTGCCGGCCGCGCGGCGGGAGCAGGGTACTGTGCGGGCAAGAGGTTCTTTTCTCCGGGAGATGGTGGAACCGACCGCGCTTTTCGCCACGGCGGTCACACTGGTGCTTTCCGTGGCCCAGGTGACGGTGATGCAGTTTCTCAGCTACTTTACGGGAGAGTGGGGCATGTCGGGAACCGGCCTGTTCTACCCCGTCTCGGCGGTGGCTGTGATCGGTTTGAGGGCCGGGGCAGGACAGCTTCGCAGATGGGCTTCGGAACGCAGAATTCTGTTCGCCGGCTTTCTGCTGCTGATTGCGGCTTATGGGGGCCTGTCCCTCTTTCACCCATCGGCGGTTCTTCTCGCGGCGCTGGCGCTTTTCTATGGTTTGGGGCACAGCATGTCCGGCATGGTGCTCAACTCCATGGCCGTCGCGGATGCGCCGCCTGAGCGTGTCGGCGCTGCCAACGCAACCTACCTGTCCGCAAGTGACCTTGGTTATGCGCTGGGGCCCATTCTCTGGAATGTCTACTGCGCCCAAAGCGGATACCGCAGCATGTTCGCGATTGCGGCCGTGCTTGTCACGGCAATGCTTCTCGTGGTGTGTGCAAATTTTAGCATCAAAAAAAGAGAAACCGAGACTGGGAAATGA
- a CDS encoding pyridoxal phosphate-dependent aminotransferase, producing MRYDKNWENLYFPDFSPFAALDPQRGIMLMSADMFAPDGTFPKEVKDAIHRAVDEDQLHYPSNAVREEFRAEVAKKLREFNNIHLDDKTKLLIVPGSAFGLFLSIRTLINPNSGDEVINFTPTFAENMNDVTMMGAKNVFCPLHEENGYQIDVDELETYITPRTKCIIVTHPANPIGTVYPRETLEKLAALLKKHDIFAVVDQVFERCVYDGREYTTFASLPEMAQRTLTVFGPSKELRLSGLRIGYVTGPAELIDKMEVATDNYVGLPNPLSLVACTEAYRHLEYTEQWLAILENRRNVAREILNDIPNVSCPLPPAGFSFWLDVRKLGKSDEIVEYLVKEAQVGVGPGTWFGINCEGFLRVMFACYRDDETVYEACRRIAVALKKYQGIA from the coding sequence ATGCGTTACGACAAAAACTGGGAAAATCTCTATTTCCCCGATTTTTCTCCCTTTGCAGCGCTTGATCCGCAGAGGGGTATCATGCTGATGAGCGCCGACATGTTTGCCCCCGACGGCACATTTCCAAAAGAGGTGAAAGATGCCATCCACAGAGCGGTGGATGAGGATCAGCTCCACTACCCGTCAAACGCAGTGCGTGAGGAGTTTCGCGCAGAGGTTGCAAAGAAGCTGCGGGAGTTCAACAACATTCATCTGGATGACAAAACGAAACTTCTGATCGTGCCCGGTTCGGCGTTTGGGCTCTTTTTGTCCATCCGCACGCTCATCAATCCCAACAGCGGAGACGAGGTCATCAACTTTACCCCCACGTTCGCTGAGAATATGAACGATGTGACCATGATGGGCGCAAAAAACGTCTTCTGTCCTCTGCACGAGGAAAACGGCTATCAGATCGATGTGGATGAGCTTGAGACCTACATCACGCCGCGCACAAAGTGCATCATTGTGACGCATCCTGCAAATCCCATCGGAACGGTTTACCCGCGCGAGACGCTTGAGAAGTTGGCTGCGCTTTTGAAAAAACATGACATCTTCGCCGTGGTGGATCAGGTATTTGAGCGCTGTGTCTACGACGGCAGGGAGTACACCACCTTTGCCTCTCTGCCGGAAATGGCGCAGCGTACGCTGACGGTATTCGGCCCCTCCAAGGAGCTGCGCCTGTCGGGGCTGCGTATCGGCTATGTCACAGGGCCGGCGGAACTCATTGACAAGATGGAGGTCGCGACCGACAACTATGTGGGGCTGCCGAATCCCCTGTCGCTGGTCGCCTGTACAGAGGCGTACCGCCATTTGGAGTACACAGAGCAGTGGCTCGCGATTCTGGAAAACCGCCGCAACGTGGCAAGGGAGATTCTCAACGACATACCAAATGTCTCCTGCCCGCTGCCTCCGGCTGGCTTCTCGTTCTGGTTGGACGTGCGCAAACTCGGCAAGTCCGACGAGATTGTGGAGTACCTGGTGAAAGAGGCACAGGTGGGCGTCGGCCCCGGTACCTGGTTCGGTATCAACTGTGAGGGCTTTTTGCGGGTGATGTTTGCCTGCTACCGGGACGATGAGACGGTCTACGAGGCCTGCCGCCGGATCGCAGTGGCGCTGAAAAAATACCAGGGCATTGCATAG
- a CDS encoding sodium:solute symporter family protein: MEKILIAILYIAAILFIGVMAGRKVKTADEFAVADRNIPFWTNVFSMSSAWIGAGSTLGCASMCYAYGISGFYLAIGVGLGSVLASVVFAKRIRMENVTTIPELIRKHLGKTCADAIALLAIFSTFSVVASQVRSLGTILNMFIPSLPLLTAMIIMTVIMLIYTVIGGMTAATKTDKLNIGLMVLAVMIILPILSLVSVGGVSNMAKTIQAAEPLKMKVAGMVGWGTMISSGLYFGCSGMVNSENFLRVCGARSAKEAQGASLVGTLMIYFPYLLFASLVGLVGSALLPGLASSDAVLPAMIDKFAGPLLGAVLLAALLAAVMGTAASVTMLTSVTISRDIIGRFKRDMTDKQMLTTQRILMILVAVAGLLVGYFGSSIVSIMEDVGAPSGAALVPIFCGLFFWRKKMNPKGSLITIGVAVASTLIYWAAGSPLGISHFLFGLACSTVTMFVANSICYKPVPVMDKQ; encoded by the coding sequence ATGGAAAAAATTCTCATAGCCATTCTGTATATCGCGGCAATCCTGTTCATCGGCGTCATGGCTGGACGCAAGGTGAAAACCGCCGATGAATTTGCCGTGGCAGATCGCAATATCCCTTTCTGGACCAACGTATTTTCGATGTCGTCCGCCTGGATCGGCGCCGGCTCGACGCTGGGCTGCGCGAGTATGTGCTACGCCTACGGCATTTCGGGCTTTTACCTTGCCATCGGCGTGGGCCTGGGCTCCGTTCTGGCGAGCGTGGTCTTCGCAAAACGAATCCGCATGGAGAATGTCACGACTATCCCCGAGCTGATTCGAAAACACCTGGGCAAAACCTGTGCCGACGCCATTGCGCTGCTGGCCATTTTCTCGACGTTCTCCGTCGTCGCGTCTCAGGTCCGTTCGCTTGGCACCATTCTCAACATGTTCATCCCCTCGCTGCCTCTGCTGACGGCCATGATCATCATGACGGTCATCATGCTGATTTACACGGTCATCGGCGGTATGACCGCCGCGACCAAGACAGACAAGCTGAACATCGGTCTGATGGTGCTTGCCGTCATGATTATTCTGCCGATTCTCTCACTGGTAAGCGTCGGCGGCGTGTCCAATATGGCCAAAACCATTCAGGCAGCCGAGCCGCTGAAGATGAAAGTCGCCGGTATGGTGGGCTGGGGAACCATGATTTCGTCCGGTCTGTACTTCGGCTGCAGCGGCATGGTCAACAGCGAGAACTTCCTGCGCGTCTGCGGCGCCCGCAGCGCAAAAGAGGCTCAGGGAGCCTCTCTGGTCGGCACGCTGATGATCTATTTCCCCTATCTGCTCTTTGCGAGCCTTGTCGGCCTTGTCGGCAGCGCGCTGCTTCCGGGCCTTGCGTCCTCTGACGCCGTGCTTCCTGCGATGATCGACAAATTTGCGGGCCCGCTTCTGGGCGCCGTTCTCCTGGCTGCACTTCTGGCCGCCGTCATGGGGACCGCTGCCTCCGTTACCATGCTGACGTCCGTAACCATTTCGCGCGACATCATCGGCCGCTTCAAGAGAGATATGACTGACAAGCAGATGCTGACCACACAGCGGATACTGATGATTCTTGTAGCTGTTGCAGGTCTTCTTGTCGGCTATTTCGGCTCCTCGATCGTCTCCATCATGGAAGATGTCGGTGCCCCCTCCGGTGCGGCGCTTGTGCCGATCTTCTGCGGTTTGTTCTTCTGGCGCAAGAAGATGAACCCGAAGGGCAGTCTCATCACCATCGGTGTCGCGGTGGCGTCCACTCTGATCTACTGGGCAGCGGGCTCTCCGCTCGGCATCAGCCACTTCCTGTTCGGTCTGGCCTGCTCCACAGTGACCATGTTCGTTGCAAACAGTATTTGCTACAAACCTGTTCCGGTAATGGATAAGCAGTGA
- a CDS encoding pyridoxal phosphate-dependent aminotransferase, which produces MVDFTNQSINFDVLRKRAFNMRWAEVPEGVIPLTAADTDFPPAPEISEALIEYIKGGYFSYTPKRGFASFRTAVSKALKERKGEVVDPELILPIDSAARGMDAIAKAILQPGDEALVFDPVDFLFKTSMTAAGAKINLFPMKFREDGTIDFSDLEKYITPKTKMLGLCNPHNPLGKVYPLEDLDHILKLSEKYGFYIMNDEIWSDIVYPDAKFNSILNLGNERNRKTLSVFGFSKSFGIAGLRAGCVYCQDPELFEKVVRASQVEDTIGGIDALSQVAGQACVEKCYYWVDEFMAHVTKNRDYALERLNAMPGVSCYKPQATFVLFPDVSGVGMEAEELVGYLAEKHKVSIVPGGAKFFGPGSAGHVRICLATSHEVLAEALDRIEAGIREVAQRA; this is translated from the coding sequence ATGGTTGATTTTACCAACCAAAGCATCAACTTTGATGTTCTGCGCAAGCGGGCCTTCAACATGCGCTGGGCGGAGGTGCCGGAGGGTGTGATCCCGCTGACCGCTGCCGATACGGACTTTCCGCCCGCGCCGGAGATCAGCGAGGCGCTGATCGAGTACATCAAAGGCGGCTATTTTTCCTATACGCCCAAAAGGGGGTTCGCATCGTTTCGCACTGCGGTGTCCAAGGCGCTCAAAGAGCGCAAGGGCGAAGTGGTTGACCCCGAGCTGATTCTGCCGATCGACAGCGCCGCGCGCGGCATGGACGCGATTGCGAAAGCCATTTTGCAGCCGGGCGACGAAGCGCTGGTCTTTGATCCGGTGGACTTTCTCTTTAAGACGTCCATGACGGCCGCCGGCGCCAAGATCAACCTCTTCCCGATGAAATTCCGGGAGGATGGAACCATTGACTTCTCCGATCTCGAGAAGTACATCACGCCGAAGACCAAGATGCTGGGTCTGTGCAACCCGCACAACCCGCTGGGCAAGGTGTATCCCCTTGAGGACCTCGACCACATTCTGAAGCTGTCGGAGAAATACGGCTTCTACATCATGAACGACGAGATCTGGTCTGACATTGTCTACCCGGATGCCAAGTTCAACAGCATTTTGAATCTGGGCAACGAGCGCAACAGAAAGACTCTGTCGGTGTTCGGATTCTCCAAGAGCTTCGGCATTGCCGGTCTGCGCGCGGGGTGCGTCTACTGCCAGGATCCGGAGCTCTTCGAGAAAGTTGTGCGCGCCTCTCAGGTGGAGGACACCATCGGTGGCATTGACGCACTGTCCCAGGTCGCCGGCCAGGCCTGCGTGGAGAAGTGCTACTATTGGGTGGATGAGTTCATGGCGCACGTCACGAAAAACAGAGACTATGCGCTTGAGCGTCTCAACGCCATGCCCGGTGTGAGCTGCTACAAGCCCCAGGCGACCTTTGTGCTCTTCCCCGACGTGAGCGGCGTGGGAATGGAGGCGGAGGAACTGGTGGGTTATCTCGCCGAAAAGCACAAGGTATCCATCGTTCCGGGCGGCGCGAAATTCTTCGGCCCCGGCTCGGCGGGACATGTGCGTATCTGTCTTGCCACCAGCCACGAAGTGCTCGCCGAAGCGCTCGACCGCATTGAGGCGGGCATTCGAGAGGTCGCGCAGAGAGCATGA
- a CDS encoding RidA family protein gives MKQISTSAAPEAIGPYSQGWVAGGMVFTSGQIPVDPATGSVPEGISAQAEQSCKNVGAVLAAAGVGYEKVVKTTCFLADMGDFAVFNEVYARYFTGKPARSCVAVRELPKGVLCEIEAVALAE, from the coding sequence ATGAAACAGATCAGCACATCCGCCGCGCCGGAGGCTATCGGCCCGTATTCACAGGGGTGGGTCGCCGGTGGGATGGTGTTCACCTCGGGACAGATTCCGGTGGACCCGGCAACCGGCTCGGTACCCGAGGGAATTTCCGCTCAGGCGGAACAGAGCTGCAAGAATGTCGGCGCAGTTCTGGCCGCAGCGGGGGTCGGCTACGAGAAAGTGGTGAAGACAACCTGCTTTTTGGCCGATATGGGTGACTTTGCCGTTTTCAACGAGGTCTACGCCCGCTATTTTACCGGAAAGCCGGCACGAAGCTGTGTGGCGGTTAGAGAATTGCCAAAGGGAGTACTGTGTGAAATTGAGGCCGTTGCGCTGGCCGAGTAG
- a CDS encoding cytochrome c biogenesis protein CcdA, whose protein sequence is MTLQTGVSALTVFFQGLLSFFSPCVLPLVPLYIGYLAGGAKTVGEDGEIRYRRATVIRNTAFFVLGVSFAFFALGFGFTAAGRFFSGNRALFARIGGVVVILFGAFQLFSDRPMGREHRLPFNLSRFSMNPLVALVLGFTFSFAWTPCVGPALASVLLMAGSAASSAAGYALIGVYTLGFVLPFLAVGLFTGTLLSFFRRHRNVVRYTVKAGGILMIAMGVMMFTGWMNGITSYLSGFGAPNPPASTSQSGQTENGGKEEQTGRDPAPETEPDAIAAPDFTLTDQNGVSHTLSDYRGQVVFLNFWATWCPPCQNEMPHIQQLYEKYEENSGEVVVLGVANPRDEEHPHNNDKTAEEVADFLEAGGYTFPTVMDTTGDVLAAYGIGSFPTTFMIDAEGNVFGYVPGGMTADMIQSVVDQTLAAGE, encoded by the coding sequence ATGACACTACAGACCGGCGTTTCAGCGCTGACCGTATTTTTTCAGGGGCTGCTCAGCTTTTTCTCCCCCTGTGTTCTGCCGCTTGTTCCGCTCTACATCGGCTATCTCGCCGGCGGCGCAAAGACTGTGGGTGAGGACGGCGAGATCCGTTACCGCCGCGCAACGGTAATCAGAAACACGGCCTTTTTTGTGCTGGGCGTGAGTTTTGCCTTTTTTGCCCTCGGCTTTGGCTTTACAGCTGCCGGCCGCTTTTTCAGCGGCAACCGCGCGCTCTTTGCCCGCATCGGCGGTGTTGTTGTCATTCTCTTCGGTGCGTTTCAGCTCTTCTCCGACCGGCCGATGGGGCGTGAACACCGGCTGCCGTTTAACCTCTCCCGGTTTTCCATGAACCCGTTGGTGGCGCTTGTGCTCGGTTTTACATTCAGCTTTGCCTGGACACCCTGCGTGGGGCCGGCGCTGGCAAGCGTACTGCTGATGGCGGGCTCGGCCGCCTCCTCGGCGGCGGGCTACGCGCTCATCGGGGTGTACACCCTCGGCTTTGTATTGCCCTTTCTTGCGGTGGGACTCTTCACCGGGACACTTCTGAGCTTCTTTCGCAGGCACCGAAACGTCGTACGCTATACGGTTAAGGCGGGCGGCATTTTGATGATTGCCATGGGCGTGATGATGTTTACCGGCTGGATGAACGGAATCACAAGCTATCTCTCGGGATTTGGCGCGCCCAATCCCCCCGCGTCAACTTCCCAGAGCGGGCAGACGGAAAACGGCGGCAAAGAGGAACAGACCGGCCGGGATCCCGCGCCCGAAACAGAGCCGGACGCGATTGCCGCACCCGACTTCACTCTCACCGATCAAAACGGCGTGAGCCACACGCTGTCGGACTATCGGGGACAGGTGGTCTTTTTGAACTTCTGGGCGACCTGGTGTCCGCCCTGCCAGAATGAGATGCCCCACATTCAGCAGCTCTATGAGAAATATGAGGAGAACAGCGGCGAGGTCGTGGTGCTCGGCGTGGCGAATCCGCGCGACGAGGAGCACCCCCACAACAACGACAAGACCGCCGAAGAGGTGGCAGACTTCCTCGAGGCGGGCGGCTACACGTTCCCCACGGTGATGGATACGACCGGTGATGTGCTTGCGGCCTATGGAATCGGCTCTTTTCCGACGACCTTTATGATTGATGCCGAGGGCAATGTGTTCGGCTATGTGCCTGGCGGCATGACGGCAGACATGATTCAGTCGGTCGTCGATCAGACGCTGGCGGCGGGTGAGTAG
- a CDS encoding lactate racemase domain-containing protein yields the protein MGVVSELLANVPLPRMVEVRQHFSRERIEPANLPDIVRGELMREKIRSRVHPGMRVAITCGSRGVANIALITRAIVDFVRECGGEPFVFPAMGSHGGATAEGQRDILTSYGVTEQAMGCPILCSMETVQIGRTDDGIPVYIDRFAAEADGIILCGRIKAHTGFQGPYESGLMKMATIGMGKQYGAEFCHAAGFKHMAVNMPKIANVILKSANVIAGVGLIENAYDETCRAVALTAEEIPEREPGLLLEAKAKMGRLLFSGTDVLVVDKIGKNISGDGMDPNITGRPMTPYLDSKFDAQRIVVLDLTDETHGNANGSGMADVTTRRLVNKLDTEITYPNAITCNVLEGVKIPLFVNTDREAVQLAVRTCVEIDHAQPRIIRIRDTLSLDTILISEAMLDEARANPDLTILGEPTPWPFDESGNLW from the coding sequence ATGGGAGTGGTATCCGAACTGCTTGCCAATGTTCCCCTGCCCCGTATGGTTGAAGTTCGCCAGCATTTTTCCAGAGAGCGCATCGAGCCGGCCAATCTGCCCGACATTGTCCGCGGCGAACTCATGCGTGAGAAGATCCGAAGCCGCGTGCACCCGGGTATGCGTGTTGCCATCACCTGCGGCAGCCGGGGTGTCGCCAACATCGCCCTCATCACCCGCGCCATTGTGGACTTTGTGCGCGAGTGCGGCGGTGAACCCTTTGTCTTCCCCGCTATGGGCAGTCACGGCGGCGCGACCGCTGAGGGACAGCGGGACATTCTGACCAGCTACGGCGTCACCGAGCAGGCGATGGGCTGTCCCATCCTCTGCAGCATGGAAACCGTTCAGATCGGCCGCACCGACGACGGGATTCCCGTCTACATCGACCGCTTTGCCGCCGAGGCGGACGGCATCATCCTCTGCGGCCGCATCAAGGCCCACACCGGCTTTCAGGGGCCCTATGAGAGCGGCCTGATGAAAATGGCCACCATCGGCATGGGCAAGCAGTACGGCGCTGAATTCTGCCACGCCGCGGGCTTCAAGCACATGGCGGTCAACATGCCCAAAATTGCAAACGTCATTCTGAAGAGCGCCAATGTCATCGCAGGCGTCGGTCTGATTGAAAATGCCTACGACGAGACCTGCAGGGCCGTCGCGCTGACAGCCGAAGAAATTCCCGAGCGCGAGCCCGGGCTTCTGCTCGAGGCAAAGGCCAAAATGGGCAGACTTCTCTTCTCCGGCACGGATGTGCTCGTGGTGGACAAGATCGGCAAAAACATCAGCGGCGACGGCATGGACCCCAACATCACCGGCCGGCCCATGACTCCCTACCTCGACAGCAAGTTCGACGCGCAGCGCATCGTGGTTCTGGATCTGACAGACGAGACTCACGGCAATGCAAACGGCTCGGGAATGGCCGATGTGACGACCCGCCGCCTCGTCAACAAGCTGGACACCGAAATCACCTATCCAAACGCCATCACCTGCAATGTGCTCGAGGGGGTCAAGATTCCCCTCTTCGTCAACACCGACCGAGAGGCAGTACAGCTGGCGGTGCGCACCTGCGTGGAGATCGACCATGCCCAGCCGCGCATCATCCGCATCCGGGACACGCTGAGTCTTGACACCATACTCATCTCCGAGGCCATGCTCGACGAAGCGCGCGCCAACCCCGATCTCACCATACTCGGCGAGCCGACACCGTGGCCCTTTGACGAGAGCGGAAACCTCTGGTGA
- a CDS encoding helix-turn-helix transcriptional regulator: MKQGKLILTAVDRQVLASCSALLDGLAEYLGNGYEIVLHSLEDPSASVIKIVNGHHTGRQPGAPITDLALSMLDQLNESNGSTAISYFTRNQKGDPLKSTTIAIHGEHERIIGLLCINFYLNTSLSEFLSVFSPTAPTFDPAQITENFGKNANEMVALAVAQAQLQVDSLPSVLPSLKNREVISLLHERGIFNIKNAVPAVAEAMNISKNTVYLHLRHIREKK; the protein is encoded by the coding sequence ATGAAGCAGGGTAAACTGATCTTGACCGCTGTCGACCGACAGGTTCTGGCGTCCTGTTCCGCGCTGTTGGACGGTCTGGCCGAATATCTGGGAAACGGCTACGAGATTGTTCTGCACAGTCTGGAGGATCCGAGTGCTTCTGTCATCAAAATTGTCAACGGCCACCACACGGGCCGTCAGCCCGGCGCCCCCATTACGGATCTGGCGCTGTCCATGCTCGATCAGCTCAATGAGAGCAACGGGTCTACTGCTATTTCCTACTTCACGCGAAATCAAAAAGGCGATCCGCTCAAGTCCACCACCATAGCCATTCACGGGGAACACGAGCGCATCATCGGACTTCTGTGTATCAATTTTTACCTCAATACATCTCTGTCGGAATTTCTATCCGTCTTCAGCCCGACGGCCCCCACTTTCGACCCGGCGCAGATCACAGAAAATTTCGGCAAAAACGCCAATGAAATGGTTGCTCTGGCCGTGGCTCAGGCTCAGCTGCAGGTGGACTCTCTGCCCTCGGTACTCCCCTCGCTCAAAAACCGTGAGGTCATCTCCCTGCTGCATGAGCGCGGGATTTTCAACATCAAAAATGCCGTACCCGCCGTGGCTGAGGCCATGAATATTTCCAAAAACACAGTATATCTGCACCTGCGCCATATCAGAGAGAAAAAGTGA
- a CDS encoding TolC family protein produces MSKKAVAMVLTVVLVFSLCGATALADGETPPMQTDPAQVVSDEQTPQQDTQTPADPEGTLSYENLEQRVRAGDLKILILEENIARAESVDFTQLKEELRDQLNTIADKQWSLITAGGSFGSPEISFSPEFMANPDNQKLLGVIGAMQQGMSALTSLATSSARQSLDQAYATAREQFDALQDGETQKSIADGVRQMRDMQNAEVMLAQATYIQLVELNAALNTLDRSLAAMDRQIEELELRYELGQISALTLKQVKTARSSLASQRESYALTARTGLMGLEFMIGAGPTGTTKLTALPLVTKEQLAAMDLEKDLEAAQQASYSLYSAKKTLDDAEQTFKDAQKEYGEREYQYTQAQHTWQADQYTYEATIKGFEISFRTLYAQVKDYAQVLDAAQTALAVEQESYAAEQLKYEQGNLSHNKLLDAADTLAAAQDKVDTAQRNLFSAYNNYRWAVDCGILN; encoded by the coding sequence ATGAGCAAAAAAGCAGTGGCAATGGTACTGACGGTTGTGCTGGTGTTCTCCCTGTGCGGCGCGACAGCGCTCGCCGACGGGGAGACGCCTCCCATGCAAACCGATCCGGCACAGGTCGTTTCCGATGAGCAGACACCTCAGCAGGACACACAGACGCCGGCCGACCCGGAGGGGACGCTCTCCTATGAGAATTTGGAGCAGAGAGTTCGCGCAGGCGATTTGAAGATTCTGATTCTGGAGGAGAATATCGCGAGAGCCGAGTCTGTCGATTTTACACAGCTCAAAGAGGAGCTACGCGACCAGCTCAACACCATTGCCGACAAGCAGTGGTCACTCATTACGGCGGGAGGCTCGTTTGGCAGCCCGGAGATCTCTTTTAGTCCTGAGTTTATGGCAAATCCCGACAACCAGAAACTGCTCGGCGTCATCGGCGCCATGCAGCAGGGCATGAGCGCACTCACGTCGCTTGCCACCTCCTCGGCGCGCCAGTCGCTCGATCAGGCGTACGCTACCGCGCGCGAACAGTTTGACGCCCTGCAGGACGGCGAGACGCAAAAGAGCATTGCCGACGGGGTACGCCAGATGCGGGATATGCAGAATGCGGAGGTCATGCTGGCGCAGGCCACCTACATACAGCTTGTGGAGCTCAACGCCGCGCTCAACACACTCGACCGCTCGCTCGCAGCGATGGACCGGCAGATTGAGGAGCTCGAGCTGCGCTATGAGCTCGGGCAGATCTCGGCGCTGACGCTCAAACAGGTTAAGACCGCGCGCAGCTCGCTTGCGAGCCAGCGTGAGAGCTACGCCCTGACAGCCAGAACGGGCCTGATGGGCCTCGAATTCATGATCGGCGCCGGACCGACAGGCACGACGAAGCTCACCGCTCTGCCGCTGGTCACCAAAGAGCAGCTCGCGGCAATGGATCTGGAAAAGGATCTCGAGGCCGCCCAGCAGGCGAGCTACAGCCTGTACTCCGCAAAAAAGACGCTTGACGACGCCGAGCAGACATTCAAGGACGCCCAAAAGGAGTACGGGGAGCGGGAGTATCAGTATACCCAGGCGCAGCACACCTGGCAGGCGGACCAATACACCTATGAGGCTACGATCAAGGGCTTTGAGATATCCTTTCGCACGCTCTACGCCCAGGTGAAAGACTATGCACAGGTTCTCGACGCAGCGCAGACCGCACTCGCCGTTGAACAGGAGAGTTACGCGGCCGAGCAGCTCAAATACGAGCAGGGGAACCTCTCGCACAACAAGCTGCTCGACGCGGCGGATACCCTTGCCGCCGCGCAGGACAAGGTCGACACGGCACAGAGAAATCTCTTCTCAGCGTACAACAACTACCGCTGGGCCGTGGACTGCGGCATTTTAAACTGA
- a CDS encoding TetR/AcrR family transcriptional regulator, which produces MEQSKHREFLQQCMYTALIKLMREKPFAKISVGELCERAGVSRMTYYRSYRRKEAILWQHSDQSFETYYSWLLNQRDLSTYEAFLSIFRYIHQQEMEFCETIIHAGVESLLMEQFFGYFDRMLSQAPLANPPSPYGRSFLAGGLYKMLFDWLKNGADVPAEEMARTLMKTVGLKGDCKSRFHDREALP; this is translated from the coding sequence ATGGAACAGTCAAAGCACAGGGAATTTCTGCAGCAGTGCATGTATACGGCGCTGATCAAGCTGATGCGAGAAAAGCCGTTTGCCAAAATCAGCGTCGGCGAGCTCTGCGAGAGGGCGGGTGTCTCGCGTATGACCTATTACCGCAGCTACCGCCGAAAGGAGGCCATCCTCTGGCAGCACTCGGACCAGAGCTTTGAGACCTACTACTCCTGGCTTTTAAACCAGCGAGATCTGTCTACCTACGAGGCGTTTCTCTCCATCTTTCGGTACATTCACCAACAGGAGATGGAATTCTGTGAGACCATCATCCACGCCGGGGTGGAATCTCTGCTGATGGAACAGTTTTTCGGCTATTTTGACCGGATGCTCTCACAGGCGCCTCTTGCCAATCCCCCCTCGCCCTACGGGCGCTCCTTTCTCGCGGGAGGCCTCTACAAAATGCTCTTTGACTGGCTCAAAAACGGTGCGGATGTCCCCGCGGAGGAGATGGCCCGTACACTGATGAAAACCGTGGGACTCAAGGGCGACTGTAAAAGCAGGTTTCATGACCGGGAGGCGCTGCCGTGA